CTAATGGGTTATTTGCACCCTTACCTACCTAATCAACTCCTGAAGTACCAGATTATAATTGGATAAACGAGAAGATCAGGTGAAGGACATGCGCTGTAGAAGGATGAAAGATGGATTGATAGATAAAGACAAGCAGTTCGAAATCTCCTCGATCTAGTTAGCGAAGTTTGTTCGGTTAATTGGTAACTATGGAAAACTGAGTTCATGGATGATTTCCCCAAATCAACCGTCCACCCCTTGCAAATGCTTGAACAGCGAATTAGgggaaactaaaagcaaaagTAAATAACGAAAAGTCTAACCTCTTCAAAAAAAGACCATAACTATTAGACATCATCATTAAAAGGGTATATGTCTTGAAAGGGTTTGATCCTAATGCAAGTGGAAACAACGCTCATAAAACTCCAGAAGTTGACTCTACTATGTCTCGAGAATCACgtaaaggaaacaaaaagagCCCGAGTGAGCTTCGAACAATCGATTCCTTCTAAGCAGACACCATAGTATGACATTGTAGGAGCAAACGTGCAGAACAAATCCTAGCAATCTCATGCATATTCTGAAAGGTTCAAACTCCAAAGGTATGcaataagaaataagaaataagaaattgcAGCTCcttcatcttaaaataataCCCATCAAGCGTACCTCTAATCCTTCACACACTAAACCAAACATATTAAAGAAGTAGAAACGAGTAGTGGTGAATGCAATTACATTTGTATTAACACTTAAAAGGAagttgatttttaaaacaaatgaaGGGGAAATTGTACATTTAAGAGAGTAACCCCCAACCCACAAATAAAGAAAGGTAAGAAATTTTGGTTACCATTGGAACCTGATTTCTTTCCACGCTTGATCCTCTCGAGTTGAACTTGAGTTTCCGTGAACATCTGCATTCGCTGCACCTCCAAGTCCTTTGCAAACTGCATTCTCTGCTTCTCTAATTCCACCATCTGCCTTAACTTCTCTGCTTCCACCCTTTCATACATCTTCCCAAATCTCTCTATTGCTTCGGCCAACCTTCTCATACCCCCTCCTtctccctcctcctcctcctcaatACCCCTCTCCTCCGCATCTGCTtccgcctcctcctcctcctcttcctcctcctcttcctcttcctcctcctcctctgctTCTGTAGCAGCAGCTGCTGCAGCCATAGCCGAATAATTCCTGCGAAAATGCCCCCCATCCACCACTGCCAATGGCCGCTTCTGCGGAATCGCCACAGAAACCGCATTTGCAGTCCCCGAAGGCGGCGCTTTCCGGTAGGAAAGAGGACGGACCATCGGCGGAGATGGAGACATGGAGGTGGATGGCTTTTTAAGAGAAACATTAGATCCGATAAGAACATCGAGGCGATCGTAAAAGGGCCAAGAGGAGGTTAGGGATCCGTTGGAAGCGGAAACTCTAGCCTTCTCGTTCTTGTACTTCTTCTTAATGGTATCGATTCGGTTTTTGCACTGGACGTCAGTACGGTGAGTCTTCTTGGAGTGACCATGGAGGGCATTGACCGCTTCAGCCACATCCTGCCAATCCTTCTGACGGAGATTCCCCCGGTTGAGCTCGACAAAACGGCGACCCCAAAAGTCGATGAGAGTGGAGGTAGCCTCCTGGCTCCAGCAGTCTTCACGAACGGGTATGGGTCGGGAGTGGCCAGACGACGGTGTCAAGGAATCTGTCATGTCGCCCATCGAGAGCGGCAGCGGAAATAGAAATATCGTAGGTGACCGGCGATCGGAGATAAGAGATGTAAGGGATTAGATCGGGATGGGGATGGGGATGGGGATGGGGCTGGAGGAGAGAGGAAAATGGTAGGGTTAAGCAGGGAAGGGTTAAGGGTTGAGGTTAAAGAAGTTGCGTCGGCGACGAAGTGCCGGACGCGTGAGCCGAATGCGTCGGGGGGAGAGTGAGTAATACGGTACGGTCGAGCCGTTGATGTCGCCATTCCGGGAGAGAGGGGGGAGCCGTGTCGCATCAATGGCTTAGGTTGCGTCACGGTTGAGATTGACGGTGAGGTACCGGCTCGGCTTGGGTTGGCTCGGGTTGATGGAATCATATTGCTGAATCGAATTGAATTCAATCATGGACAAAGACATGTAAACCTGCGTCGGTATAACTATTTGGATCTTGGaaggtttggtttggtttggttgggtTTGGTTGGTTCGGTCCGATGTGGGTGACAGAAGGTGGGGTCACCGTTCTGTAACCCGCACCCCATCCCAACTTCTCGAAttaaccttcttcttctccatcgcAGGTCATGAAGTTCCGGTTGGGCCTGGACTGGACCTTCCTTTGCTTTGGACCCAACTCCCACCCGATCCTTATTTTGACCCGACTTTATCAAACCTCCCGCTTCACTCTTTCACCAAATTGTTGaatataactattttttccccttaaaaTATAACTAGCAAAAACATTTTTTGATAAGaaaatccattttctttatttatataattaattttttaaaaaacgcTAAAGGGCTCCGATTAGTCCACAACAAGAATGGGCCTACATATTTTACGAGTCCAGGCCCAGTTAATGCCACTTTTAGGAGTCCAGGCCCAGTTAATGCCGCTTTTACGAGCCCAGGCCCAGTTAATGCCACTTTTACGAGCCCAGGCCCAGTTAATGCCGCTTTTACGAGCCCAGGCCCAGTTAATGCCGCTTTTACGAGCCCAGGCCCAGACAATGCCACTTTTACTAGCCCAGGCCCAGTTAATGCCACTTTTACGAGCCCAGGCCCAGTTAATGCCACTTATACGAGCCCAGACCCAGTTGATACCACTTTTACGAGCCCAGGCCCTATGATAATTCTTAcctcaaattatttatttacctaattctaatttaaaatagattatgaaaataaaaaatataacgTTTTCTTGGAAAAGGGGTATGTAATTTCTGGTAGATAAAGATGCATAGATTCCAACAAatccagagagagagagagagcttagCTTATTCCTGAACTGAACTCCGAGTTCTACACCTTCAATCATGCCCGTCTTTAAAACCCCCTTCAATGGCTACTCTGTCAAGTTCAGCCCCTTTTACGAGTCCCGTATCGCCGTCGCCACTGCCCAAAATTTTGGAATTCTCGGCAATGGTCGCCTTCACGTCCTCGATCTCAATCCCGCCGGCCCCATCTCCGAGCACATCGCCTTTGACACCGCCGACGGAGTCTACGACGTCTCTTGGTCCGAATCTCACGACTCCCTTCTTGTCGCCGCCGTTGCCGATGGCTCTGTCAAGCTCTATGACCTCGCTCTTCCTCCCACATCTAATCCCATTCGATCCTTCCACGAACATACTCGTGAGGTTCACTCTGCTGACTACAACCCTGTTCGTCGCGACTCCTTTTTGACTTCCTCTTGGGACGATACCAGCAAGCTCTGGACCCTTGACCGTCCCACCAGCGTCCGAACCTTCAAAGAGCATGCCTATTGCGTCTATTCTTCGGTATGGAACCCTCGCCACGGCGATGTGTTCGCTTCAGCCTCTGGCGATTGCACCGTACGCATCTGGGATGTGCGTGAACCATCCTCCACCATGATAATTCCAGCTCATGATTTCGAAGTTCTATCTTGCGATTGGAATAAGTACGACGATTGTTGTATTGCTACGGCTTCGGTCGATAAATCGATTAGGGTATGGGATGTGAGGAGCTACAGGACCCCGGTTTCTGTTTTGAATGGCCATGGATATGCAGTTAGGAAAGTGAAATTCTCCCCGCATCGGCAGGGTTTGCTAGCGTCCTGCTCGTACGATATGACTGTGTGTTTGTGGGATTACATGATGGAGGATGCTCTTGTTGGGAGATATGATCATCACACAGAATTCGCCGTCGGAATTGATATGAGCGTGCTTGTTGAGGGGCTGCTTGCTAGCACTGGATGGGACGAACATGTTTTTGTATGGCAGCATGGGACTGATCCAAGAGCCCCatgagaaaggaaagattttgCTACTTCTGaagaatttatgaattttatcaTGTTACAGTTCATAGATTTTAAGTGAATAAGTCATTTTAGTgttacaaaaaatgaaaatgcacTACTTGTTGGCTGAAAGTATGTTCGTTCAAGATTGAACCGAATGTATTATTGTagtcattttctttgttcaagATTGAATATAAGCTTCTTTTTCTCTGGAACTTGTATTCCTTGGACCTAGTCTTTTACGCCATCTCTGACATTGTGAAGGGATTAGTATGTGACGGTGAGTATATTCCATAGTTTTGAAGTCCTATTATCTTCCTGCTAGAGTAGTAAGTGAACTTTGCCTTTTCGTGAGGCTCCTCTTTTGTGGCCATCTTATTTTCTGTAGGGTCGTTGCCCTGTAAAGATTATATTGACTGTACTCCTAGGCTGCTTGGTTTCCATGCTTGTGTGAACATGAGGTAGACAACCTACATGGATgccaacttgaaatttctgGTATAAATCATTGTGTACATCATTTCAGCTGGGGGAGGGATCAGAACAAGAAAGTTAGAATAGGAGCTTAGCGGTAATCGGGCTATTCTAGAACAAGACAGGCAATTCACTGGTTACTGGTTTTAAAATCACCAACTAGACCAGCTGTTTTAGATACGTCCCGTGTTTATCTACCTACGTCAGTGTATCCATGTGTGTCATATAATTGCGATCATTAGATACGTCCCGTTTTTGGCATTTCCTAATCCATGGAAACCAGATTTGTGAACTGTAGATGCATGATGTAGGAAATCTTGTATCTGTGAGCATGACTCAATTAGTTAGGACATGTTGTCGAACTTTCAAAAATTGTGCAACCACACCTTGCTTGTTTGAATCCAGAATGGTATTCATCTTGATTCTTAGATAGTGTCTGGACCATGTCACTGTAACTATACTGCATACACTTGCATATGCGTATGAATATCATCTTTAGATCAAATCATCCTACTGAAACTCCCTTCTGTGTAGTATCACTTGAGGAACTTGATGCATTTCGACACTGACGTGTGCCTAAAAAGATACTTGggataaaaaaattcattcaatGGTCTAACCTTCTGGTCTGTTTTGTATACTTTGATTGACTGTTGTTTCTGGTTACATCGAGTCTTGTTAAGTGGACTGCAGGCAGACTTTTGTGATAGGAGGAAACCGCTATTCTGTAAAGATGTGTAAAAATTCTAGAAAATGTAACTGCTAAATGTTTCTTGCAGAAAGGAATGGTTACTGGCATGCAGGATACTGGGAAGAGCTCTGCAGAAATTTGGTGGGAACCTCAATCTTGTTACACAGCAGTCAGCAGAAAGGATAGAGAGAAACTGTGTAACCCAACAGGCTTGCCACTGCATGTCTCATGCTGGCTCATGAACGCCCTTGCTTCACTCACAGTTCCATCAGTTGTTAACTGGAAGAGCATTAAGCCATCTAGTCAGTGAGCCATTAGTCATTACCCCTTGCGCTTTTCCCTGCATCTCATCTTGTCCGTCTCGATTCTCTGTCGTCAAGATAAGCTCGGCCTATAATTCTAATTCTAGTCGAACTTGAAAATCTTGTTCTAAGGGTGTACTGAGATCTGATTAAATCATCGATCTTTTAATTCAATACATTCTCCTTttcctacttttttttaatttcatgcctagtttcttaaaatgtcaatttttAGAGGCTTGAAAGAAGCGAGGGGCCTACATATGTGCCATATCTTTTGTCCCAAGAGGCCATCgcacttattttaaaaaaagagattaCTTCATTGATGTAACACACGAATGTAAGAGATTACTTTATTGATGAAACACACAAATGGAGACAGCTACCTTAGGGACAAGTTACAAATATGTGATTTCGATTCTCTATAAAGGATCAGAAATGCCTTGCTTACGTACCATTGGGAAGTGCATTAACATAAATACGACAGTAAGAAGAGATAATACAAAAGTGTGTAAGCTATAAAAACGAGTCAAGTTTatctctagcagatattatcctctttgggtttttcctccCGGGGCgttccctcaaaatttttaaacacatctattaggaagagatttccaaactcttataataaaatgtattgttcccctctccaaccaatgtgaaatctcacaattcatccacCTTTGGGGTTAGCATTCTTATTGGCACACGTCTCACAATTAAGTGCTATAATAGAGTCATTATAATCAGCAAAACAAGTTAGATCGAGAGGACCCAGAGGCCACCAGAATGCAAATATCTTCCTTTAACGTGGATTTTAATGGCCCTTCGTTTGTCCATCCGTGATTCTATTAGGAGGAGGTTTCTTTTCGATTGCGAGTGAGTTATCTAATATTAATGCGACAGAAAGAATCAAAACTGCAAATGCCATGCCACTGGCACTGGCTTCTCTTCTTGAGCTGTGATGTTAGCATCTAGAGGGCTCTTATATGTCCTCATTCTTGTTCAATGCAGCGTTTTCTATGTATCTCAACAGtaggggaaaaaaacaataaaagcaGACAAAGAGACAAATGCATAAAGAGAAAGCGAATGGGCATGGCATTGTCACAGGTAATCTACTGATGGGGGAAACTCAATGGATCCCATATTGATGAAGTTCAGCTCGTGGATGACGTAGGAGGTCTGCAGAATTATTAAAGTGAAGAATATGCAATGAGTTACATTATGAGTGTTGTTTGTCTGCCATACATGCAATGAATGCCAAAACTCAAAATGAATTCAAACCCAAACGGCTGCAAAAgttcttcccctttttttctctctgtccCTCAAACTATTATTGGGTACAATTATCATGGCCAGCTGATTTTGCAATAGGAGACCACATTgttattatcatcatcatcatcatcttctctgCAACTCAACCAACAACTTCACTTCACTTCTCTATCCTTTTGGCTTTGTgtataatatgtatatatgacATCACACAGGTAGCATTcaagaaagggaaagttcagtGGTGATTTCTTTATTACTATTACTCTTTGTGTGGCTCAATCCCAGCTGCAACTCTGGCTCCCATGCCTCTCTCAACTCTCTTATCTTTCCATGACTTGCCGTTGGATCATTCATTCTTCTCATCTTCCACGCCCTTTCTCCTAAGCTACTCCATCTACTCTTTTGCTCCAAAACTTGGCTACATCCAAATACCAAACGGATAAACAAGCAACAGAAAGTACATTCAAAAGTTTATAAGTGCTGATACCTGTAAGGCCTGCCATGATAGGGTGCAAAAAGTGTTGTTCTACCAGTTCCAAAGTGGGAATGGAGATGCCTTGTGAGTACTGGATGGCAGCAAGAATGGCGGGTTGGTTGTTGGAGCAATAAGCTCATGATGCCATTATTACTGCTATTGAAGTATCCTCCATGCCCATGCATCACCCCATTGCATGCTTCTCCTATA
This sequence is a window from Cucurbita pepo subsp. pepo cultivar mu-cu-16 chromosome LG19, ASM280686v2, whole genome shotgun sequence. Protein-coding genes within it:
- the LOC111782244 gene encoding trihelix transcription factor ASIL2-like — encoded protein: MGDMTDSLTPSSGHSRPIPVREDCWSQEATSTLIDFWGRRFVELNRGNLRQKDWQDVAEAVNALHGHSKKTHRTDVQCKNRIDTIKKKYKNEKARVSASNGSLTSSWPFYDRLDVLIGSNVSLKKPSTSMSPSPPMVRPLSYRKAPPSGTANAVSVAIPQKRPLAVVDGGHFRRNYSAMAAAAAATEAEEEEEEEEEEEEEEEEAEADAEERGIEEEEEGEGGGMRRLAEAIERFGKMYERVEAEKLRQMVELEKQRMQFAKDLEVQRMQMFTETQVQLERIKRGKKSGSNDIYG
- the LOC111782242 gene encoding peroxisome biogenesis protein 7, which translates into the protein MPVFKTPFNGYSVKFSPFYESRIAVATAQNFGILGNGRLHVLDLNPAGPISEHIAFDTADGVYDVSWSESHDSLLVAAVADGSVKLYDLALPPTSNPIRSFHEHTREVHSADYNPVRRDSFLTSSWDDTSKLWTLDRPTSVRTFKEHAYCVYSSVWNPRHGDVFASASGDCTVRIWDVREPSSTMIIPAHDFEVLSCDWNKYDDCCIATASVDKSIRVWDVRSYRTPVSVLNGHGYAVRKVKFSPHRQGLLASCSYDMTVCLWDYMMEDALVGRYDHHTEFAVGIDMSVLVEGLLASTGWDEHVFVWQHGTDPRAP